A single Cryomorphaceae bacterium DNA region contains:
- a CDS encoding dicarboxylate/amino acid:cation symporter, with translation MSKLALHWQIIIGLVAGILWAILSSTLGWSEFTLNWIDPFGVIFINLLKLIAVPLVLFSIISGISGLSDTSSLGRMGFKTLVAYLITTVFAISIGLTLVNTFKPGTLVDESQRRSNRVRYELWVAETPGVEKLDDVNLLANLGEEEKEALRAEELALANNATVQSKMESAKQTKDAGPLQFVVDMVPNNIFFSLNDNGLMLQVIFFAIFFGVTLLYVPPHQAKPVIDFINGTNEVFLKMVDIVMKGAPFFVFALLAGTLSEMAGDDLGSVIEIFKGLGWYSLTVVLGLALMIFVVYPFIMVVIVKRKSYREFFNAIGAAQMLAFSTSSSAATLPVTMECVQDNLGVNERITSFVLPIGATVNMDGTSLYQAVAVIFLAQFHMVDLSVAQQLTIVLTATLASIGSAAVPSAGLVMLIIVLESVGLNPAWIAIIFPVDRILDMCRTVVNVTGDATVSTIIASTEGELS, from the coding sequence ATGAGCAAGTTAGCCTTGCATTGGCAAATCATTATCGGTCTGGTGGCCGGTATCCTCTGGGCCATTTTGTCCAGTACCTTGGGGTGGAGTGAATTTACCCTCAACTGGATCGACCCCTTTGGCGTCATCTTCATCAACCTGCTCAAATTAATAGCCGTTCCCCTCGTGCTTTTCAGCATCATCAGCGGGATCAGCGGACTCAGCGATACTTCCTCTTTAGGGCGAATGGGCTTCAAAACCCTTGTTGCCTATTTGATCACAACCGTTTTTGCGATTTCCATTGGCCTCACCTTGGTCAATACCTTCAAGCCCGGTACACTGGTCGATGAAAGCCAGCGTCGCAGTAACCGCGTTCGCTATGAGCTCTGGGTCGCCGAAACGCCCGGGGTAGAAAAGCTGGACGACGTCAACCTTTTGGCTAACCTCGGAGAGGAAGAGAAAGAGGCCCTACGGGCCGAAGAGCTCGCCCTAGCCAATAACGCCACCGTCCAAAGTAAGATGGAAAGTGCCAAACAGACCAAGGATGCCGGACCTCTCCAGTTCGTTGTCGACATGGTGCCCAACAACATTTTCTTTTCCCTGAACGACAACGGACTCATGCTCCAAGTCATCTTTTTTGCCATTTTCTTTGGCGTCACCTTACTTTACGTGCCACCGCATCAGGCCAAACCCGTCATCGATTTCATCAATGGAACCAATGAAGTATTCCTGAAAATGGTGGACATCGTCATGAAGGGAGCACCCTTTTTCGTCTTCGCTCTGCTCGCCGGGACTTTGAGCGAAATGGCAGGTGACGACCTTGGTAGCGTCATTGAAATCTTCAAAGGCTTGGGCTGGTACAGCCTGACCGTTGTGCTGGGCTTGGCCCTTATGATCTTCGTGGTCTATCCCTTTATCATGGTGGTCATCGTTAAGCGCAAGAGCTACCGCGAATTCTTTAATGCCATAGGCGCTGCTCAAATGCTGGCCTTCTCCACAAGTTCGAGTGCGGCAACACTTCCTGTAACCATGGAGTGCGTACAGGATAACTTAGGGGTCAATGAGCGCATTACCAGCTTTGTATTGCCCATCGGTGCTACGGTCAATATGGACGGTACTTCCTTGTATCAAGCCGTTGCGGTCATTTTCTTGGCTCAGTTCCACATGGTGGACCTCTCAGTGGCCCAACAGCTCACCATTGTGCTCACGGCGACCTTGGCTTCCATCGGATCTGCCGCTGTACCGTCTGCCGGATTAGTCATGCTCATCATTGTGCTGGAGTCCGTAGGACTGAACCCAGCTTGGATTGCCATCATCTTCCCGGTCGACCGTATCCTCGATATGTGCCGAACGGTGGTGAATGTAACCGGTGACGCTACCGTCAGCACCATCATTGCTTCTACGGAAGGCGAGTTGTCCTAA